ATACAATTTATTCTAGGACCTGACAAGCCTGTCAAAGAATGAAAAACTAGAGCACCAAATAAAAGAAGATACCTGAATTATCCTTTTCCACTCCTTTTCATTCTCAAGGATCTTTAATGCTTTCTTCACTGTAATCAAAGGGAACTCCAGTTCCCATGCAATGAAAGAATCAAGAGctccatagacttcttccttgacatTCGATAGTCCCTTTATCTACGAAAAAGAAATCCAAGACCAAACTAAATTCTCTTGAACCAGACTAAATATTATATTATTCTGGAGAGGTGCCTGGCATGCTTCACGGAAGAGACTGAGGCAAATCTCATGCTAATGCAGAGAATGTTGAGACCTTTGCTTTCAAATCATAGAGAAAAACtagaaaagagaaaagcttaCACACTCAACAAGCTTCAGTGACTTGGAAATGGTCCcaattttccttttagttttcCACACTCGAGGATACCTTGGTCGTGGACCTTTAGCTTCGCACACCTGAGGAACATCAAAATTATGACTAAAGGTGACTTCAACTGCAAGAAGAGAGGAAAATAGAAAAGAGCTGTATGCAGCTAAAGGAGAAAAAGGAAGACAAGGCAAACAATACTGAATCACCGAAATCCAAATTGAGCATATTTCAATTAGACATCCATGTAGGCGACCAACGATTCCTCCTAAAGGGAAATTGAAGTTCTTTACAGTTGCCATAAAGTTCCTCTGATCTTGCAcaactttttttcttttacttaataGCTTCTCTGAACAATGAAGGTACTAATTAAATCAAAGGTATaacaaaaatctttaaaaaactACATGAACAGATACCCTTTCTCTAATTACTTTCAAACAAAATGAAATTAACGCTGCAGTTTAGTAGCCTAGCATAGAGCTAATAACATAGCAGTGGGGAACGACGAATTTGCTAGTCTTTACAAAAGCTGCAGAATCTTACCACAATGTTACGATTATAGTTCTTCTTGGGGAGTTCAATTGATTCCAGTCGTCTAGTAGTAAAAACTACAGGAGAATACCTCAAACAAAGCATTTTTAGCGGGGAAGATAAAGCATTAGTTGAAACTCCTGCACCATACAAGATAAAATATTACTCAATTGAGTAAAAACGAATTTAAACCTTATCCATACACTCCACACCAAAAAGAATAGTCCTTTTATAGTCAATAACTGCGACATGGGTGAGAACAGAATTAGAAAGAGAGAAAGATTTACCAGACAATGTTCACAACTAATTGAGAGTCGAAAGTGAGAGACTGCGTTATAGTAGCTTCCCTTTTCTGGCATAGAAAATTGAGATATTTTCTCAGCTGGAGGGTTTATAGCTCCTAAACCAAAATATCAAATGACCTCCAAGGGTACTATTGTAATTTCATAAGGTTAGTTTGGAGGGTGGACTCAGTTGTGGGGACGGTATGGAGGCAAGCATGGAATCTTTTATCGCATATTGTAATGAGCAAAGAAGAAGCCACAAAGCGAAGAGCTTTCAAAAGGATAATAAGAGAACCACACGACCCAATCACAAAGAGAGATGGACGAAAAAGATCATTGAAACCCAGCACTTTTTGCTTCTATTTCATTGATCTCTCTCCCTAATTCAATTCCTCAGTTGTTGAAATTCCGAAAATGCTGATGGTAGAACCCGCCGTCGCCGCCGTCCGTTTCTCGGCCAGTAACTTCAACTCCACCCACCCCCGGTTTTCTCACTCCGCCAGCTTCTCAATCCCTCGGTACTACTACTACTTTTCCTATTACTGCTAATTACAGCTAATTATCTTCTAATAACAGTAAAAGCACAGCTAAAATGAGAAGTTTGCTTGTAGGAATAAATTTAGGAGATTAACGACGGAGCATGGCGGTGGAAGAATAAGAACGGGTAAGGGAAAATGTGGAATTAAAGCAAGTACGAAAGATCAGTCAAGTGCGGGTACTGGACCGGTGAAACAGAATGCGAAGCCGTCCAGGTATCATCCGTTTGAAGACATTTCGGATTCAGAAACTGGGGAGAATGAGGAAGCTCAACTTACGCCTGCTGAAACTTCTAAAACAATCATTGAGGCAATGATCGTactctttccttttattttgcGGAAAAATTGATGGGTTCATCTTTGCTTCGAGTTACTTATAAAAAGAATATCTTAGTTCTGAATGGTATATTGGAAGAATTTAGTGCTTTTAATGCTAATGTAAAGAGATTCTTAGTGATTAGCTGTTGGAAAgttataaagaaagaaagaacagaaagtTTGGAATCACCTAAGACTTTGTTTCCTCGCTGAACTGTAGCTTCTCAATGCCCTTGGATATCGACTTTTAAATTTTAACAACTTTAACGGTAGTTGAATTTAGTGCTGATTTTGCATAATGCTATAATGCTTTTACAAACTCTCGGTGGCTCGGTGCCAGGACATTACTCCCAGGCTCTCAATATCTTATTGCTTTCCCTTCATTCCTGTCACGAACAAATATGATATTTCTTTTACCACTTGATCTTTAGTTACACAGCAAAACAACAATCATGATTTCAGGTTTAGTAAATAATGGAGTGCATGAGAGCTTTTTCTGGCCAGATGTGTGTTGCATAATTGCTGAACTCGGAAAGCTACTTATCATTGTAGCTAGTTGTGGTAAAGCTAATATTGCTTTTACCACTTGATCTATAGGTAAACAGCAAAGCAACACTCATGTTTTCAGGTGTGGTCAACAATGAAGTGCATGAGAACATTTTCTGGCCAGACTTGCCTTACATAACTGATGAACTTGGAAGTAAGCTGTTCAATTCTTGTCATTTAGCATGTTTTCCTGCTGCCAGTACTTTTTGGTCATGGTTAGTGGCATATTCTCACTCCTTTATGAAGGTTTATGTGCTTTGCCTTTCTGTCAGACATCTACTTTCAAGTAAAGAATGATGAAGACATCCTGCAAACTCTGACAGCTGAAGAAAATGTCGTGGTATGGACATTGAAGCTAAAAAGTTCTGTTATTCCTGTTTACATAATGGTTAATTGCTACATTTTCCTTTTCACGTTTTTGGTGATTGTTGACTCAGACAGAGCATACTGCCGTCTCCAAGTATTTCCAAATGATTTTGCTATGCttgatatatattttttgattagTCAACTATCGTCCAGTGTGATACTTACCTTTTTGCAAAATCATGTCATCAATGTATAATGATGCAAGTTGTGTTATGCTCGTTTATGTATCACACTGGATAAGTTTGTTTGAGTAAAGCAACTTCTTGATAGCTGTTTCTATAATTATTTTCCGTGGAAAGACTGTCCTATCACATAATTACTCGCCTGTGAACTTTGGAGATAAACTGGACTTTGCCTTTACACATTCTTGTCTGTTCCAACTATCTTGGAGCTCTTTTAACCTtccagaaaaggaaaaaggaaaggctTTTGAATAGTGAGAGGCAGCTAGTGCATGCATAATATTAATAACTACGATGAAGCTCGCACAAGTCATCTTTTTTGTTATCTTCCTAGGTAGTTTCTAACAAAAAGTTGATAAGAAATGAGTTCTGAATGCTTGCTTAAATTTCAAATACGATGCAGCAAGTAATTATTGGCCTAGATACCGCTGAAATGCTAAGTGAGCTAGAGTCATTTGGTCAATCTGAAGTTGATTATGGCATAGATGAATTTGACGACGAGGACAGTGATATTGATGACGAAGATGACCTCGATGAAGATGACGACGATGATGGTGATGAAGATGAAAGTGACTATGACAAGGTATTTGCTTATTTGATCTGTTTTACTTTTTAGAATGTGAGTAACTGCACTTTCCATTTATAAACATCAGTTAAAATGCTTGTTCACAGGATTGGGTTGCCATTCTTGATGATGAAGATCAGGATGGGGATTCTGACGGGTCATTGGGAGACTGGGCTAAATTAGAAACCATGCGCTCTTCTCATCCAATGTATTTTGCCAAAAAGATTGCCGAGGTGATTTTCCACGTCATTGGTTTCATGGCATGAAAAGTCAAAGTTAAATCTAAGAGAGGCATCAAGTCGGCTTCCTATTAAGTGAAATTAGCACATTATTACATTCAATTTTCGGCATACGCACATGCTGTGCTGGCATTATATCTTTTGAATCTGCTATTTAATTGGTAATTTAACCCATTTCTTTTGTGGTCTACTTTGGTGCTCAGGTTGTGACAGATGATCCTATAGATTTTATGGACCAGCCTCCTGCAGGTCTTGCTATACAAGGCGTTCTAAGGCCGTCCTTCCTTGAAGAGCACACTACTATTCAAAAGCAGATATCCGAACATAGGCTGAGTGACGCTGACTTAAACCAGATGGAAAAAGATGAAGACCATAAAGAAAAGGGCGGTATTCATATAAATGGCCACAAACATGAGAGTGGATC
This sequence is a window from Nicotiana sylvestris chromosome 3, ASM39365v2, whole genome shotgun sequence. Protein-coding genes within it:
- the LOC104225643 gene encoding uncharacterized protein At3g49140-like yields the protein MLMVEPAVAAVRFSASNFNSTHPRFSHSASFSIPRNKFRRLTTEHGGGRIRTGKGKCGIKASTKDQSSAGTGPVKQNAKPSRYHPFEDISDSETGENEEAQLTPAETSKTIIEVNSKATLMFSGVVNNEVHENIFWPDLPYITDELGNIYFQVKNDEDILQTLTAEENVVQVIIGLDTAEMLSELESFGQSEVDYGIDEFDDEDSDIDDEDDLDEDDDDDGDEDESDYDKDWVAILDDEDQDGDSDGSLGDWAKLETMRSSHPMYFAKKIAEVVTDDPIDFMDQPPAGLAIQGVLRPSFLEEHTTIQKQISEHRLSDADLNQMEKDEDHKEKGGIHINGHKHESGSSQDSPSWAELEKDENLGNGTSFYKLEMIKIQLISSNGNQIFVELDDFRRARPDAIAHSTAKIISRLKAAGEKTTQALRSLCWRCKGIQVEEVSLIGVDSLGFDLRVCSGTQVQTLRFSFRKRASSEYSAERQLNDLLFPRIHHKSRQKKESHQAES